In Leptospira congkakensis, one DNA window encodes the following:
- the dnaK gene encoding molecular chaperone DnaK, whose amino-acid sequence MSKEKIIGIDLGTTNSCVAVMEGGDPVVIQNSEGARTTPSIVAFTAKGETIVGQFAKNQAITNAVNTIRSAKRFIGRRFNEAGDESKMVSYKVIRAGNDGVKFETVSGEFTPQEIAARVLQKMKKTAEDFLGHEVKKAVVTVPAYFNDEQRQATKDAGRIAGLEVERIINEPTAAALAYGFDKKKTSAKIAVYDLGGGTFDVSILELGDGVFEVKSTNGDTHLGGDDFDNVVMQWMIDEFKKQTGIDISGDKNTVQRLKEAAEKAKIELSGTSSTQINLPFITADASGPKHLDMTLTKAKFDEITRSLVERTRIPCINALKDAGLSASEIDEVILVGGSIRIPAVQALVKEIFGKEPNKSVNPDEVVAVGAAIQGGVLAGEVTDVLLLDVTPLSLGIETLGGVMTKLIERNTTIPTRKSQVFSTAADSQTTVSVHVLQGEREMASANRTLGRFDLVGIPSAPRGVPQIEVTFDIDANGIVHVSAKDLGTGKEQKIRIESSTGLSEEEIKKMVKDAEAHAEEDKKLREAADTKNELEAIVYQLEKTIGESADKLDESEKQRAQDEIKRGREAMESGDVERMKASRDSIQEVAMQIGQKIYSQAGPEAGAPGADQAGAAGQGASESSAGGEKVVDADYTVVDEDKK is encoded by the coding sequence ATGTCTAAGGAAAAAATCATAGGTATCGATTTAGGAACCACTAACTCTTGTGTGGCGGTTATGGAAGGTGGAGATCCTGTTGTCATTCAAAACTCAGAAGGGGCAAGAACGACTCCTTCGATTGTTGCCTTTACCGCAAAGGGTGAAACCATTGTGGGTCAGTTCGCAAAGAACCAGGCAATTACGAATGCAGTAAATACAATCCGTTCTGCGAAACGTTTTATCGGTCGTCGTTTTAACGAAGCTGGTGACGAATCAAAGATGGTATCTTACAAAGTGATCCGTGCTGGAAATGATGGTGTAAAATTTGAAACCGTTTCTGGTGAATTCACTCCACAAGAAATTGCGGCTCGTGTTCTTCAAAAAATGAAGAAAACTGCGGAAGACTTTCTTGGCCATGAAGTAAAAAAAGCAGTGGTGACTGTTCCTGCTTACTTCAATGACGAACAAAGACAAGCAACAAAAGACGCAGGTCGAATTGCTGGTCTCGAAGTAGAACGTATCATCAACGAACCAACTGCAGCAGCTCTTGCTTATGGTTTTGATAAGAAAAAAACCAGTGCAAAGATCGCCGTATACGACTTAGGTGGTGGAACTTTTGACGTTTCTATCCTAGAACTTGGTGATGGCGTATTCGAAGTAAAATCCACAAATGGGGACACCCATCTTGGTGGTGACGACTTTGATAACGTAGTTATGCAGTGGATGATCGACGAATTCAAAAAACAAACAGGAATTGATATTTCTGGGGATAAAAACACCGTACAACGATTGAAAGAAGCTGCTGAAAAAGCTAAAATCGAGTTGTCTGGAACATCTTCCACTCAAATCAACCTTCCATTCATCACAGCAGATGCTTCTGGTCCAAAACATTTGGATATGACACTCACCAAAGCAAAGTTTGATGAAATCACAAGATCTCTTGTGGAAAGAACACGTATCCCATGTATCAATGCATTAAAAGATGCAGGTCTTTCTGCTAGCGAAATTGATGAAGTCATCCTTGTGGGTGGATCCATTCGTATCCCTGCGGTGCAAGCTCTTGTAAAAGAAATTTTTGGTAAAGAACCAAACAAATCTGTAAACCCTGATGAAGTGGTGGCAGTTGGTGCGGCAATCCAAGGGGGAGTTCTTGCTGGTGAAGTAACAGATGTATTGTTACTCGATGTAACTCCACTATCTCTTGGGATTGAAACTCTCGGTGGTGTGATGACAAAACTCATCGAAAGAAACACAACCATTCCTACAAGAAAGTCACAAGTGTTCTCTACTGCTGCAGACAGCCAAACAACAGTTTCGGTTCATGTATTACAAGGGGAACGTGAAATGGCAAGTGCGAATAGAACCCTCGGTCGTTTTGATCTAGTGGGAATTCCATCTGCACCAAGAGGAGTACCTCAAATCGAAGTAACATTTGATATCGACGCAAACGGTATTGTCCATGTATCTGCGAAAGATTTAGGAACAGGAAAAGAACAAAAGATTCGTATTGAATCTTCTACTGGATTGTCAGAAGAAGAAATCAAAAAGATGGTTAAGGATGCAGAAGCACACGCAGAAGAAGATAAAAAACTTCGCGAAGCTGCTGATACTAAAAACGAATTGGAAGCCATTGTTTACCAATTAGAAAAAACCATTGGTGAATCTGCTGACAAACTCGACGAATCAGAAAAACAAAGAGCACAGGACGAAATCAAACGCGGCCGTGAAGCTATGGAATCTGGTGACGTAGAAAGAATGAAAGCTTCCCGTGATTCTATCCAAGAAGTCGCAATGCAAATTGGACAAAAGATTTATTCACAAGCTGGCCCTGAAGCAGGAGCCCCAGGTGCAGACCAAGCGGGTGCTGCGGGTCAAGGTGCAAGTGAATCTTCTGCCGGTGGCGAAAAGGTCGTTGATGCGGATTACACCGTAGTTGATGAAGATAAAAAATAA
- the dnaJ gene encoding molecular chaperone DnaJ, with product MSDRGYYEVLGVSKGASDDEIKSAYRKLAIKYHPDKNKGDKEAEEKFKEATEAYEVLRDAQKRAAYDQYGKAGVNAGAGGGYGAGAYTDFSDIFGDFGDIFSEFFGGGGGGGSRGGGRRSGPQRGSDLRYNLEVSLEDAALGKEYKIEIPRLETCVDCSGSGASKGSSPTVCPDCSGTGQVRRTQGFFSVTTTCPRCKGKGKVISNPCKTCKGEGLTEKRRTIHIKIPAGVESGSRLKVSGEGESGPNGGPSGDLYVVTHIKKHPTFERQGNDLIVQKTISLSMACLGGEIEVPSIDGKTINLKIPEGTESGQIFRLKGHGIPYLGSYGKGDQHVIIKVEIPKKLSKKQRELMEEFARESGEKVGSGGKSKLFFR from the coding sequence ATGAGCGACCGTGGTTACTACGAAGTATTAGGCGTTTCGAAAGGTGCCTCTGATGATGAGATCAAGAGCGCCTATCGTAAGTTAGCCATTAAATATCACCCTGATAAAAATAAGGGTGATAAAGAAGCGGAAGAAAAATTCAAAGAGGCAACTGAGGCCTATGAAGTGTTACGTGATGCACAAAAACGTGCAGCGTACGATCAGTACGGCAAGGCAGGTGTGAACGCGGGAGCCGGTGGAGGATATGGAGCAGGTGCTTATACAGACTTCTCTGATATCTTTGGCGACTTCGGTGATATCTTCAGTGAGTTTTTCGGAGGCGGAGGTGGTGGCGGTAGCCGCGGTGGTGGAAGAAGGTCCGGTCCTCAAAGAGGATCGGATTTACGTTATAATTTAGAAGTTAGTTTAGAAGATGCGGCCCTCGGAAAAGAATATAAAATAGAAATCCCAAGACTTGAAACTTGTGTGGATTGTTCCGGTTCGGGAGCCTCCAAAGGATCTTCGCCTACAGTTTGTCCTGATTGTTCGGGAACAGGCCAGGTGCGAAGAACCCAAGGATTTTTTAGTGTGACAACCACTTGCCCTCGTTGTAAAGGAAAAGGAAAAGTCATTTCCAATCCTTGTAAAACTTGTAAGGGTGAGGGACTAACAGAGAAAAGACGAACTATTCATATTAAAATTCCTGCCGGTGTTGAATCTGGTAGCCGACTCAAAGTTTCTGGCGAAGGTGAGTCTGGCCCGAACGGCGGCCCTAGTGGAGATTTGTATGTAGTCACACATATCAAAAAACACCCAACCTTTGAGCGCCAAGGTAACGATTTAATTGTTCAAAAAACAATTTCTTTATCAATGGCTTGCCTCGGTGGTGAGATTGAAGTGCCTTCGATTGATGGAAAGACCATCAACTTGAAAATTCCAGAAGGAACAGAGAGTGGACAAATCTTCCGATTGAAAGGACATGGAATCCCTTACCTAGGTTCTTATGGTAAAGGGGACCAACACGTAATCATCAAAGTAGAAATTCCTAAGAAACTTTCTAAAAAACAGAGAGAACTTATGGAAGAATTTGCCCGTGAGTCCGGCGAAAAGGTCGGCAGTGGCGGAAAATCTAAGTTGTTTTTCCGCTGA
- a CDS encoding Gfo/Idh/MocA family protein: protein MDKKVRLGVIGTGHMGQYHVNVAKQLSDAELIGIFDASLERANQIAEKHKTKAFPTIEELLAETDALVIAAPTFLHHKIAKQALAAKKHVLVEKPISQTVEEAKELVALAKQNNLILQVGHVERFNGAVLELGKIAEHPLLIESRRIAPYNSRITDVGVVLDMMIHDIDIVLNLVKSEVTNVKAVGSSIVSNHEDVASVVLTFANGCVASLNASRASQAKIRTLNISQKDSYVFLDFTNQEIELHRQASSTTQLGSGEIKYRQESIVEKIFVHKDNPLKQEHEHFVKCIKGESEPMVKGDSDIKTLEVAYKILEEIHGKK from the coding sequence ATGGATAAAAAAGTCCGACTCGGAGTCATTGGTACTGGTCATATGGGCCAATACCACGTAAACGTTGCTAAACAGCTTTCTGATGCTGAACTCATCGGAATATTTGATGCCAGCTTGGAACGCGCCAATCAAATTGCTGAAAAACATAAAACAAAAGCGTTTCCTACAATTGAAGAATTGTTAGCAGAAACAGATGCTTTGGTTATCGCTGCACCAACATTCCTTCATCACAAGATCGCAAAACAGGCATTAGCTGCAAAGAAACATGTTTTGGTTGAAAAACCAATTTCACAAACTGTGGAAGAAGCAAAAGAACTAGTGGCTTTAGCAAAACAAAACAATTTGATTTTGCAAGTTGGGCACGTGGAAAGGTTTAATGGAGCGGTTTTGGAACTTGGAAAAATTGCTGAACATCCACTCCTCATTGAATCCAGAAGGATTGCACCTTATAATAGCCGAATCACTGATGTTGGTGTTGTTTTGGATATGATGATCCATGATATTGATATTGTTTTAAACTTGGTAAAATCGGAAGTGACGAATGTCAAAGCAGTTGGATCATCAATTGTATCCAACCATGAAGATGTTGCAAGTGTGGTTCTTACTTTTGCTAACGGATGTGTTGCATCTCTCAATGCTTCGCGTGCTTCCCAAGCAAAAATCAGAACACTCAATATCTCTCAAAAAGATTCATATGTATTTTTAGATTTTACAAACCAAGAAATTGAGTTACATAGACAAGCAAGTTCTACTACTCAACTTGGTAGTGGTGAAATTAAATACCGACAAGAATCCATTGTGGAAAAAATCTTTGTTCACAAAGATAACCCTCTCAAACAGGAACATGAGCACTTTGTAAAATGTATCAAAGGAGAATCCGAACCAATGGTGAAGGGTGATTCTGATATTAAAACATTAGAAGTGGCTTATAAAATCCTGGAAGAAATTCACGGGAAAAAATAA
- a CDS encoding YqgE/AlgH family protein has translation MPDSTRGKLLISNSSVIQDFFHKSVVLMVDHDDDGAFGLVLNKPTDQTMESLIKNLPDTAYSSKQVFSGGPVDNMFVSILHNGKQTEDPGVEIVPGIYMARSFDTMIEVLSSDQIQFRVLQGYAGWSSGQLESEFERLSWVVSDHVDESIVFNEDESEVIWREALRSKGGIYKYFVDHTKDPSLN, from the coding sequence ATTCCTGATTCAACTCGCGGAAAGTTACTCATTTCCAATTCTAGTGTGATTCAGGATTTTTTTCACAAATCCGTTGTCCTTATGGTAGACCATGACGACGACGGGGCTTTTGGTTTGGTTTTAAACAAACCTACTGACCAAACCATGGAATCCTTAATCAAAAACCTTCCAGATACCGCATACTCCAGCAAACAAGTGTTTTCTGGTGGTCCTGTGGACAATATGTTCGTATCCATTCTTCATAATGGAAAACAAACAGAAGATCCTGGTGTTGAAATTGTTCCTGGTATTTATATGGCGAGAAGTTTTGATACAATGATCGAAGTTCTTTCCTCTGATCAAATTCAATTTCGTGTTCTACAAGGATATGCAGGTTGGTCTTCCGGCCAATTGGAAAGTGAATTCGAAAGATTGTCTTGGGTGGTTTCGGATCATGTGGATGAATCCATCGTTTTTAATGAAGACGAATCAGAAGTTATCTGGCGAGAAGCACTACGAAGTAAGGGTGGAATCTACAAATACTTTGTTGACCATACAAAAGATCCATCTCTCAATTGA
- a CDS encoding SDR family NAD(P)-dependent oxidoreductase, whose product MKLPSKKIVLSSGSSPLGKELLPLLLTEGALVVVGDSNPEEIPNHPNLQKYKIDTTKPEQMERLIESAIETLDKIDVFILNSEQITYAEDEKEDWNRLKVLFNANTLAPIHTIQRLTNLISVGLHIVVVSSDLSKTPTPGFGLYGSSKSALDYFWDSFRGQIGREFRFSRIIALEPKFSLPSRLAKRVLKSVIRPKKRRYEHFYQLGNRFLLKFLPFLSFFRTLVYAFRLKQEKKRKISSNNLSPTTEN is encoded by the coding sequence ATGAAACTACCATCCAAAAAGATTGTGCTCAGTTCGGGTTCCTCACCTCTAGGAAAAGAACTTTTACCACTTCTATTAACAGAAGGAGCACTGGTTGTCGTTGGTGACTCAAATCCTGAAGAAATTCCCAATCATCCCAATCTTCAAAAATATAAAATCGATACAACCAAACCAGAGCAGATGGAACGTTTGATTGAATCGGCCATTGAAACATTAGATAAAATAGATGTTTTTATTTTAAATTCTGAACAAATCACTTATGCGGAAGATGAAAAAGAAGATTGGAATAGATTAAAAGTTTTATTCAATGCAAACACTTTAGCCCCCATTCACACCATACAACGATTAACGAATTTAATTTCTGTTGGGCTTCATATAGTCGTAGTTAGTTCTGATTTAAGTAAAACTCCAACCCCAGGATTTGGATTGTATGGATCTTCCAAATCTGCTTTGGATTATTTTTGGGATTCCTTTCGTGGACAAATAGGAAGAGAGTTTCGATTTTCTCGAATCATTGCTTTGGAGCCGAAATTTTCTCTGCCAAGCCGACTGGCAAAGCGAGTTTTGAAATCGGTAATTAGGCCGAAAAAACGTCGGTACGAACATTTTTACCAATTGGGAAATCGATTTTTGTTAAAATTTTTACCTTTTTTAAGTTTTTTCCGAACCTTGGTCTATGCTTTTCGCCTAAAACAAGAGAAAAAGAGAAAAATTTCTTCGAACAATCTCTCTCCAACTACTGAAAATTAA
- a CDS encoding circularly permuted type 2 ATP-grasp protein — translation MFIADYSAKNIYDEMFSSEGFPRKSYDFVKTKMESLGGIELVKRSTSAERALMSLGITFTLYGDGGEQERIMPFDVIPRIVPSEEWISMEKGLKQRIQALNLFLTDIYGEGKILKDKIIPRELIESSSGYLKQCIGLKPPKDIWIHITGTDLVRDGAGAFHVLEDNLRCPSGVSYVLENREVMKRTFPELFEKLNIRQVYDYPYHLRSMLENLTDVVDPVIAVWTPGVFNSAYYEHSFLAQKMGVYLVEGSDLIVENHKVYMKTTKGLRKVDVIYRRIDDTFMDQSSFRPDSLLGVKGIFEAFKRGNVALANAPGTGVADDKVIYSYVPKIIKYYLGEEPIIPNVPTYLCSEEADLKFVLDNIHNLVVKAANGAGGYGMIIGPKASKQEQEDFKELIKADPRNYIAQPVLNLSTVPTLIADKIESRHVDLRPFILYGKDIYVMPGGLTRVALRKGSLVVNSSQGGGSKDTWVLG, via the coding sequence ATGTTTATCGCAGACTATAGTGCCAAAAATATATATGATGAGATGTTTTCCAGCGAAGGTTTTCCTCGCAAAAGTTATGACTTCGTAAAAACAAAAATGGAGAGTTTGGGTGGGATCGAACTCGTAAAACGTAGTACTTCGGCAGAAAGGGCTCTCATGTCACTTGGGATCACCTTTACTTTGTATGGTGATGGAGGTGAACAAGAAAGGATCATGCCTTTTGATGTCATTCCTCGTATTGTTCCAAGTGAAGAATGGATCAGTATGGAAAAAGGACTCAAACAAAGAATCCAAGCACTTAATTTATTTTTAACAGATATTTATGGAGAAGGAAAAATTCTTAAAGATAAAATCATTCCTCGCGAATTGATTGAGTCAAGTTCCGGATACCTCAAACAATGTATTGGTTTAAAACCTCCCAAAGATATTTGGATTCATATTACTGGAACGGATTTGGTGCGTGATGGAGCTGGTGCCTTCCATGTGTTAGAAGATAACTTACGTTGTCCATCTGGTGTTTCTTATGTATTGGAAAACCGTGAAGTGATGAAACGAACTTTTCCTGAACTATTTGAAAAGTTAAACATCCGCCAAGTTTATGATTATCCTTATCACTTAAGATCAATGTTAGAGAATCTAACAGACGTAGTCGATCCAGTGATTGCTGTTTGGACTCCTGGTGTTTTTAACTCTGCGTACTATGAACATAGCTTTTTAGCACAAAAGATGGGAGTATATCTTGTTGAAGGATCGGATCTCATCGTAGAAAATCACAAAGTTTATATGAAAACTACCAAAGGACTTCGTAAAGTCGATGTGATTTATCGAAGGATTGATGATACCTTTATGGATCAGTCAAGTTTTAGGCCGGACTCTTTACTTGGTGTGAAAGGAATTTTTGAAGCATTCAAAAGAGGAAATGTTGCCCTTGCCAATGCTCCTGGAACTGGAGTGGCTGATGATAAAGTAATTTATTCTTATGTTCCTAAGATCATTAAATACTACCTAGGTGAAGAACCGATCATTCCGAATGTTCCTACTTACCTTTGTTCTGAAGAAGCCGATTTAAAATTTGTTTTGGATAACATTCACAACCTGGTTGTCAAAGCTGCAAATGGTGCTGGTGGTTATGGAATGATCATTGGTCCAAAAGCAAGTAAACAAGAACAAGAAGATTTTAAGGAACTGATCAAAGCAGATCCAAGAAATTATATTGCTCAGCCGGTTTTAAATCTTTCCACAGTTCCTACGCTCATTGCAGATAAAATCGAATCAAGACATGTTGATTTAAGGCCGTTCATTTTGTACGGAAAAGATATATATGTAATGCCGGGTGGATTAACTCGCGTTGCGCTTCGTAAAGGATCACTTGTGGTCAATTCATCCCAGGGAGGCGGTTCAAAAGACACCTGGGTTCTAGGATAA
- a CDS encoding alpha-E domain-containing protein, which yields MLSRVAESVFWMNRYIERAENYSRFIDVNHQLSLDLHEEVPNQWLPLVHTTGDIELFEKRYSSPSPVNVIRFMTFDEENPNSIFQCLSRARENARTIRENISTSMWEVLNEFYLFVKDYRKVYLESSELHGDTLSMGLSDFLSTVRKSCQSFYGCSDATISHDEVWNFSLLGRFLERADKTTRILDMKYFILLPSVHDVGSTLDLLQWLSLLKSASAHEMYNQKYKRVDPTDIAEFLILNETFPRSIFFCIQEMQEALEKISGIKEGLPRNLAQDATTVYLNRLRSENIKSIFDKGLHEYLDDIQIELNHIGSKIVERFFTN from the coding sequence ATGTTAAGCCGAGTTGCCGAATCAGTTTTTTGGATGAATCGATATATCGAGAGGGCAGAAAATTACTCAAGATTTATTGATGTCAATCACCAGTTATCTTTAGATTTGCATGAAGAGGTGCCGAACCAATGGTTGCCTCTCGTACATACTACAGGAGATATTGAATTGTTTGAGAAAAGGTATTCTAGCCCAAGTCCGGTCAATGTCATACGGTTTATGACTTTTGACGAAGAGAATCCGAATTCTATTTTTCAATGTCTTTCGAGAGCCCGTGAGAATGCCCGAACCATTCGCGAAAACATTTCCACTTCTATGTGGGAAGTGTTAAACGAGTTTTATCTCTTTGTAAAAGATTATCGTAAAGTTTACTTAGAAAGTTCTGAACTACATGGAGATACTCTTTCGATGGGGCTCTCCGATTTTCTCAGTACAGTTCGAAAAAGTTGCCAAAGTTTTTATGGATGTTCTGATGCTACCATCTCTCATGATGAGGTTTGGAACTTTTCCTTGTTGGGCAGGTTCTTAGAACGAGCAGACAAAACCACACGAATCTTAGATATGAAGTACTTTATCCTACTTCCTTCTGTTCATGATGTGGGTTCCACATTAGATTTATTACAGTGGTTATCCCTTTTGAAATCGGCATCTGCACATGAGATGTACAATCAAAAATACAAACGTGTTGATCCCACTGATATTGCAGAGTTTTTGATTTTGAATGAAACCTTTCCTAGATCCATTTTCTTTTGTATCCAAGAGATGCAAGAGGCTTTGGAAAAAATTTCTGGAATTAAGGAAGGTTTGCCAAGGAACTTAGCGCAAGATGCAACTACAGTTTATTTGAATCGTTTGCGATCAGAAAATATCAAATCCATTTTTGATAAAGGTCTACATGAATACTTAGATGATATTCAAATAGAACTCAATCATATAGGTTCCAAAATTGTGGAACGATTTTTTACAAACTAA